A genomic window from Lasioglossum baleicum chromosome 7, iyLasBale1, whole genome shotgun sequence includes:
- the LOC143210453 gene encoding uncharacterized protein LOC143210453, which produces MEPKETTRLFYGKHSLDAIRINGPKQQWDAESMNDDFRILAVDPAWMNVRLFVFWFLWAMLIIVLVASVLSYCCLLPLKCTRPEGIFLLNATSI; this is translated from the exons ATGGAGCCTAAAGAGACCACTCGACTTTTTTATGGAAAACACAGCCTAGACGCCATCAGGATCAACGGACCAAAACAACAATGGGACGCAG AATCGATGAACGACGATTTTCGAATCCTCGCTGTCGATCCCGCGTGGATGAACGTTCGACTGTTCGTGTTCTGGTTTTTATGGGCCATGCTGATAATAGTGCTCGTCGCATCGGTGCTATCTTACTGTTGTCTCTTGCCCCTGAAGTGCACGAGGCCAGAAGGAATATTTCTGTTGAACGCGACAAGCATA TAA
- the Cd98hc gene encoding CD98 heavy chain, with product MESGRLDLDSAESNGVAKETAVVATYKALPDEDKCEPPKESKETTMGKPNNENEINDGAHEKMLKEENKVSTTKDTAEVVKFVSENGDTKIDIDTVKQVLSGMGKEELMKFANDPFWVRLRWFLFITFWLLWAAMLVGAIAIVVMAPKCSAPKPKEWWEKSPIVQLDPAETSSHNLKGVETLLDTLKAQNIDAISLASVVKGSATTGSEDLMDINPDLGTASDLEALTKAAKEKNQYIILEIDPTHTSTEHPWFKSSIAKEDPFTSYYIWADAKTTSDGRRNPPNNWLSVFGGSAWEWNEQRGQYYLHQFNSSQPELNYNNPTVVTEFADVLSHWLKLGISGFRLANTQYLTVQPELHDEFRSTIPTETDTYDSLVHAHTRDRPENAAILSKWQKRVYNETENKGLFALQDDIGTDILQVYNEKKRLIDIPQNSQFLITANSSINSTTLRKGISQWLNFTSWPAWDLNGKKSTLRQRMPADIADSLTLMTLLLPGTPILTLNDTLSAKDAFATLSRARESATFLNGDTMLRTVNGTVFVYTRLKSGNPGYLVAYQSAEEPTVVDVSTLPQVSSEVSVVAHSPNYVQDGDTIRTKLSSNKVPISGKSTVVLTFVPKN from the exons ATGGAGAGTGGGAGGTTGGACTTAGATAGTGCCGAGTCGAACGGCGTCGCGAAAGAAACGGCAGTTGTTGCCACGTACAAGGCGCTTCCGGACGAGGACAAGTGTGAGCCGCCGAAAGAGAGCAAAGAGACCACCATGGGAAAGCCGAACAACGAGAACGAGATCAACGATGGGGCCCATGAAAAGATGCTCAAGGAGGAGAACAAGGTGTCCACGACCAAAGACACCGCCGAAGTG GTGAAATTCGTCTCTGAAAATGGAGACACCAAGATCGACATCGACACGGTCAAGCAAGTCCTGTCCGGAATGGGCAAAGAAGAGCTGATGAAATTCGCCAACGATCCATTCTGGGTGCGACTGAGATGGTTCTTGTTCATTACGTTCTGGTTACTGTGGGCTGCGATGTTGGTGGGCGCGATAGCCATTGTGGTAATGGCTCCAAAATGTTCAGCACCCAAGCCCAAAGAATGGTGGGAGAAGAGTCCTATCGTTCAGTTAGATCCAGCCGAAACTAGCTCGCATAACTTGAAAGGAGTGGAAACTCTGTTGGATACCTTGAAAGCACAAAATATTGATGCGATTTCTCTTGCATCGGTGGTTAAAGGAAGTGCAACAA CTGGATCGGAAGATCTGATGGACATTAATCCAGACTTGGGAACTGCCAGCGACCTGGAAGCTCTCACCAAGGCTGCTAAAGAAAAGAATCAGTATATCATTTTGGAAATAGATCCTACACACACGTCTACTGAACATCCGTGGTTTAAGAGCTCCATTGCAAAGGAAGATCCATTCACATCCTACTATATTTGGGCGGATGCAAAGACTACGTCGGATGGGAGACGTAATCCACCTAACAACTGG TTGAGCGTATTCGGAGGATCCGCATGGGAATGGAACGAGCAAAGAGGACAGTATTATCTGCATCAGTTCAACAGCAGCCAACCCGAATTGAATTACAACAATCCAACCGTAGTTACTGAATTTGCT gACGTGCTGAGTCACTGGTTGAAGTTGGGAATCAGTGGTTTCCGATTGGCCAACACTCAGTACTTGACCGTACAACCAGAACTTCACGACGAATTTAGGAGCACCATTCCCACCGAAACAGATACCTACGACTCCTTAGTACACGCACATACTAGAGATCGTCCGGAAAACGCTGCTATTCTTTCGAAGTGGCAAAAACGAGTGTACAATGAAACGGAAAACAAGGG ATTGTTCGCCCTTCAAGACGACATCGGCACCGATATCCTACAAGTTTACAACGAGAAGAAAAGACTGATCGATATCCCGCAAAACTCTCAGTTCCTTATAACAGCTAACAGTAGCATCAATTCCACGACTTTGCGAAAAGGTATCTCGCAATGGCTGAACTTCACTTCGTGGCCTGCTTGGGAT CTCAATGGTAAAAAGAGCACTTTGAGGCAGAGGATGCCTGCAGACATAGCGGACAGCTTAACGCTGATGACTTTACTTTTACCTGGCACTCCAATCCTCACGTTAAACGATACCCTATCCGCGAAGGATGCATTTGCAACTTTATCTAGAGCTCGCGAGAGCGCAACATTCCTTAACGGTGACACGATGCTGCGAACTGTTAACGGAACTGTGTTCGTGTACACAAG GTTGAAGAGCGGAAACCCTGGTTACTTGGTAGCATACCAATCAGCAGAAGAACCAACTGTTGTGGACGTGTCCACGTTGCCGCAGGTTTCCAGCGAAGTTAGTGTTGTAGCACACAGTCCTAATTATGTGCAGGACGGTGATACAATAAG AACAAAGTTGTCTTCTAACAAGGTTCCTATATCCGGGAAGAGCACCGTTGTTTTAACGTTCGTGCCAAAGAATTAA
- the LOC143210436 gene encoding JNK1/MAPK8-associated membrane protein — translation MCSVPKASVLNACPGLYCGRELLPDGNWTDCGACPKGFRVNASSICVPCNDEPIFYDWLYLGFMALLPLVLHWFCIDSTSLRHNIPKEVIMLHLSALIEVVAASIITVQLSEPIGTFKITSCRTTKLSDWYTLFHNPSPNYEDSLHCTQEAVYPLYTMVFICYALGIAIMLLIRPFIAMKFLPVNGKFSIYAALYCYPVLALLHAIGAGLIYYSFPYITITLSILSNAAHFAFKLNQKMRSLLLSSITNMKNVIVILGHWLLHAYGIVAVATQCGINVHPAMLALVPLPALFYILTVRLTSPQRFTRN, via the exons ATGTGTTCAGTACCAAAAGCGAGTGTCTTGAATGCATGCCCTGGATTGTATTGCGGAAGAGAACTATTGCCCGATGGAAACTGGACAGATTGTGGTGCGTGCCCTAAAGGATTCAGGGTAAACGCATCTTCGATCTGTGTACCATGCAACGACGAGCCTATATTCTACGATTGGCTGTACCTAGGGTTTATGGCGTTACTGCCATTAGTGTTACATTGGTTCTGCATTGATAGTACATCTCTGCGGCACAATATACCCAAGGAAGTGATCATGTTGCACCTGTCTGCATTAATCGAGGTTGTCGCAGCTTCTATCATTACGGTGCAACTGTCCGAACCCATAGGTACTTTCAAGATCACATCGTGTAGAACGACCAAGCTTTCAGACTGGTACACGTTGTTCCACAATCCTAGTCCGAATTATGAAGATTCTCTACATTGTACACAAGAAGCTGTTTATCCCTT GTATACTATGGTCTTCATCTGTTACGCCTTAGGAATAGCTATCATGTTGTTGATAAGGCCATTTATCGCTATGAAATTTTTACCAGTCAACgggaaattttctatttatgcCGCCCTATACTGCTATCCAGTTCTAGCATTGTTGCATGCGATTGGCGCTGGCCTAATAT ATTACTCATTTCCATACATAACAATAACGTTGTCGATATTATCTAATGCAGCTCACTTCGCGTTTAAATTGAATCAG AAAATGAGGTCGTTGTTGTTGAGCTCCATAACAAATATGAAGAACGTGATAGTTATCCTAGGCCATTGGCTATTACACGCGTACGGTATCGTCGCCGTTGCAACACAGTGTGGCATCAACGTACATCCGGCGATGCTCGCGTTAGTTCCTTTACCCGCGCTGTTTTATATTCTTACAGTTAGGCTTACGAGTCCGCAAAGATTTacacgaaattaa